DNA sequence from the Gammaproteobacteria bacterium genome:
GCCGCCGCCCACCGCCTCCGGAGCCCGGTTTACCGTCACCGCCACGGCAGCCACCGCCGACAGCCCGGACGGGTCCGTTGCCGCGACCGCCACCGCTCCCGCGCCCCCGGTCCCGCCGCCCGTCAGGCGCAGCGTGTCGCCGTCCACGGCCGCCGAGACAACCGCCGTGTCCGCACTGGAGGCCGCGAACGCCAGCGCATCCCCATCCGGATCCGCGAAGTACGCCGACACGTCCACCGCCGCCGCCGCCCCCGGTCCCGGAAGCCGTTGCGCCGGGATGCCGCCGCCCACCGCCTCCGGAGCCCGGTTCGCCGCCCCCGCCACGCCAGCTCGCGCCGACAGCCCGGACGGTTCCGGATCGGCCGGGGAAGGATCGGGGGCCGTCGCGTCGCCCGAACACCCGGCCGCCAGCAACAGCGCCGCCAGTTTCAGATAAGGCTTCATGGGTTGGGTCTCCGTTTCGTAACGTTCGGGGCGTCTTCGCGCCGTTGCGACCGATCCGCAAGCACGGCCACGGTTCTCCGCACGGCCTTCCACGACCGCCGTGATCCCGCGCCGTTCCGCTCGTGCTTCCCGCAACCGCCCGTCCATGCGGTCCATCCGCTACCGGATGTCCTTCATCCCGTCTTCGACGTCGCGGAAATCGTTGCTCTTCAACTGCTCGTACGGGTCTTGCTGCCGGCACCATAGCGCCGCCCGCTTCGTTTCGTGTATGTCATCATTCGATTCCTCGGCGATGGACCCCACGACCTGCACGATTGCAAGTTCGCGGAGACAAGCCATCTCCGCCATCCGGTCGCTGCCCGTGCGGCCCGAGACGCGTGCTCTCTTAGGACCGAGGTCAAACAGGATCGACATCGGGAGCACACCAGCTACGCCAGCGATCCCGCTGCGAATGGGACACGATACCGCGTCCGTCCCGACCAAGACCGCCAGCAAGTAACCGAATGCGAACGCATAGAGCCAAGGCCAAGCCACGCCCCCCATCATCGTTACCGGACCAACAGGATCACGGACGCCAGTAAGACGCCCGCCACCGCAATTATTGCATTTGAGTCAAGCGGGGGCGGGCGTTAGCATGGGGTATGAACAAGCTAGATCGGGTACGGCGATTCGTCGTCCGAGAAGGCATTGCCGAGGGCTTGGCCCTCCTGGGGCATAAGATTTTCGGCGCTCTCGCTTTTATCGCGGGGCTCTCGGCACTCGCCGTAGTGTTGGTATCCGGGAAGTGGGTGTGGGAATACTTGAAGCGCTACACCCTGATAGACTTGGAACGAGCGCTGGCGCTTCCCCCCGCGCCCATCGACGCGGAAGTCGTCCGTGGCGCCACACGCCCGCAGCCGATCCTGCGGCCCTCCGGCATATACACCATGCCGGAAGAGGATCGGGGGATTGATGAGCGGGCGGCGCTGGGGATGCTCGATGCGTCATCGCTCATTCCGTCCGCGATTCACGGAGAGCGCCGCCGCGAGATAGTCCGCGAACTGCTGAGGGATTTCGCGGGTGGTGGCTGCGATGTCTATGACGGGAAGACCTACAGCGAAACGCTGTTGCGGGAGTGGATCGACCGGCGCGCCTACAACTTGTTGACGCCGAGTGGCGGGAGGGGAAATGGAACTGACGCTGGCGCAGCCGCCGGCAATTCGTCGAAACCATCCCCGCCGCAAGGGTATTTGCACTTCTTAAACTTCCGTCCAGAGCAACCGGGCGCCGGCTTGCGAGCCCGCGCTTGAGGCGGTTACTCTGGGGTTACAGGGAAGCGGTGTAGTCATCGAGTCTTCGTTGAATCGGGTTCCGCTTCATGCGATCACCTCCTTTGGAAATCACGATTTCCTTGCGACGGGGACGGTGACCTTAGCCCTTGGCGGGACTTCCGACCGCCAAGGACCTTCTCTCAACAGCTGACGCTGACGGAGCGCCTACGCGACCACGTCGCGGTACTCGACCCACCTGTGGCATAGGCTCTCCGGATCCGGCAGCTACACAGCAATCTCGCCGCTCTCTCTCCGGTTCGGCAATGCATGGCAGGAGCCTCAGCCAACGTCCATCCAAAGACGTGAGCTGCCGTATTGGCACGTCTGTTCATGACGGCAAACCTCTCCGGTCAATTGACTCAACACTGGTGGTGACAGGTGAGGTCGCGTTGACGACAGGCGCTAAGACGCCGAATGCCTTCGGCAAGGAGGTGGGGCGGGTGAGAGTCCCGCTATTCAGGTCCAGCTTTCCCGCTTCCCCGGCACGATCTAGCAGGGTACAGCCCGATGGCAAGAAACGCAGATCGTGCAGTCCTGATTGAACTTAGACGATTCCTTGCCGCGATTCATAGCATCCATATCCTGCCATCCCGGCAGGATGTGATTATCGCGGCCCTGGCCGCTCTCTGCGAATCCTGGCCATCAGCGCGAACGGATCGCCGGGCTGCTCGGCCGAGCCGAACTCCCGATACAGCGTCGCGACGTTGATAACGATCCGTTCGGCATCGCCCCAGGAATCGAAGTCGGCGAGCGAGATGTCCATTGCCGCATCATGGACGCTCAAACCCGCGTCGAAGCGGATCCTGGCCTCGTCCCGCACATACACCAGGTAGTCCCGCACCGCCCGGATGCCGCGCTTGTCGGTGACCGGACCGTGGCCCGGGACCACGACTTCAACAGGCAACCCGAGCATGTAGTCGCACGCAGCGATCCAGTTCGCAACGGGTCCGGCCCACAGGATCGGGTGGCCCTCGATGAACAGAATATCGCCCGTGAAGACGACCCGATCGTCCGGTACGTAGACCAGGATGTCACCCGTCGTATGGCACGGGCCGAACTGCTTCAGGACGATGCTCTTGTCTCCGACGCGCGTCCGGTGATGGCCTTCGAAGGTGGTTGTCGGAAGGACCTGTGTGATTCCTTCGAAGTCAAAGGCGCCGAACGCCTCGATGAGGAATCGGCCCGTCTCGCCCATGCCCGGGGCCGCGTCCATGAGCATTGCGAGCCGCTCAGGACTCTGGGCGGTCATCTCCTCGGCTGCGGCCCGTGAGGCGATGATCTCCGCCCCGGCCACCAACTCGTTGCCGTTGCAGTGGTCGGGGTTGGCGTGCGTGTTGACGGGCTTGTCGACGTTGCGCGCGGCCACGGGCTCGGCGTCGCGCATGCCAGCGAGCATGGCACGGGTCAGCTTGAGGTCGAACAGGGTGTCCACGAGCAGACTCTCGTCGCCGTCAACGACGAGCCCGGCATTGCTCCAACCCCAACCGCCATCGGGCTGGATCCACGCATAGCATCGGGACCCGAGTTCGTGCAGGCCGTGCGTGAAGGGCCGAACGCCAAGTGTCATATAGCCGGATCCGTGTCGGCTTCGGACCTCCCCAGTCCCGTCCAGATCGCCGCCAGCATCACGGCGAGGAGCGCCCAGGAATATGTGTTGGCCAGACCGGCTTCGAGGGCCGACACCCGCGCGATCCCGAACGATTCGCCGGATGCCGTGGCCGAGGCCGCCAGGATGGTGGGAATGAAGAACGGGAGGAGAAACGGGTAGGTGCACACGGTCATGTCGAGCAGGTTGGCGCGCCTGAAACGGCCGATGCCGGCGCGCCTGCCCGAGTCCCGGACCAGGTCGCCCACGGCGAGGATCGCCATAACCGAATGCGTTGTCAGCAGGACCGCCACGCTGGTCACGCCGAAGATGCGCAGCTCCGCGGCGCGCGCGGTTTCGGCCGCCGACCGGGAACTCTGTGCAAAGCGGTCCAGGATGCCCGCCTCCTGCGCGGCCCCCACGATGCCCATCAACAGGATGGTGAACACGACG
Encoded proteins:
- a CDS encoding MBL fold metallo-hydrolase — translated: MTLGVRPFTHGLHELGSRCYAWIQPDGGWGWSNAGLVVDGDESLLVDTLFDLKLTRAMLAGMRDAEPVAARNVDKPVNTHANPDHCNGNELVAGAEIIASRAAAEEMTAQSPERLAMLMDAAPGMGETGRFLIEAFGAFDFEGITQVLPTTTFEGHHRTRVGDKSIVLKQFGPCHTTGDILVYVPDDRVVFTGDILFIEGHPILWAGPVANWIAACDYMLGLPVEVVVPGHGPVTDKRGIRAVRDYLVYVRDEARIRFDAGLSVHDAAMDISLADFDSWGDAERIVINVATLYREFGSAEQPGDPFALMARIRRERPGPR